A genomic window from Silene latifolia isolate original U9 population chromosome 11, ASM4854445v1, whole genome shotgun sequence includes:
- the LOC141614228 gene encoding uncharacterized protein LOC141614228, protein MTKYASLWYENLKKQRRRERKSKIETWNKLKKHLQKRFVPRDYEQERDLMLTSLSQGNLSVTDYIKEFERLIMVCDLEEREEMQIARFIKGLSPSLAQRVEVQNFLDFNDVCKLALKFEKQDKGKKPLVARDGSKGVNPFYKSSATSSFNKEAKKEEPKDKGKGVATDFKNMGARRCFKCQGYGHIANECPQKRALTLQELGEITPCFVVTNETEVNSVQNDGDEEDDEVHTHIVEPSYDTDKEMFVVRNLHIQSTPIEMEQREQIFHARCKVHGKTCNLIVDSGSCTNAVATELVDYFKLETRNHHKPYMLHWLNENSGIKVKKQALLSFVMGPYEDEVWCDVLPMSACHILLGRPWQFDREVVHQGRDNIYIVSKGKNRFHLKPLSPNKVKKKNENLFMNAKEFVEALEQGEQAYVLMVRDVEEGIGVHDETVQMLLNEFGDVFPEELPLGLPPKRGIEHQIDLIPGATLPNKPAYRCNPEEAKE, encoded by the coding sequence ATGACCAAGTATGCATCCTTGTGGTATGAGAACCTTAAGAAGCAAAGAAGGCGTGAAAGAAAAAGTAAAATTGAGACTTGGAATAAGTTGAAGAAGCACTTGCAAAAACGCTTCGTGCCAAGAGACTATGAACAAGAGCGTGACTTGATGCTTACATCTCTTTCTCAAGGTAATTTAAGTGTGACTGATTACATTAAGGAGTTTGAAAGACTAATTATGGTGTGTGACCTTGAGGAACGGGAGGAGATGCAAATTGCTCGATTCATTAAGGGTTTGAGTCCTTCATTGGCACAACGAGTTGAAGTTCAGAATTTCCTTGATTTTAATGATGTGTGTAAGCTTGCTCTTAAGTTTGAAAAGCAGGACAAAGGAAAGAAACCCCTGGTTGCTCGTGATGGTTCTAAGGGTGTTAATCCTTTTTATAAGTCAAGCGCTACATCATCGTTCAATAAGGAAGCCAAAAAGGAAGAAcccaaagacaaaggcaaaggagTTGCTACTGATTTTAAAAATATGGGTGCTAGGAGATGCTTTAAGTGCCAAGGTTATGGACACATCGCTAACGAATGTCCCCAAAAGAGAGCGCTTACGCTTCAAGAGTTAGGTGAGATTACTCCATGTTTCGTGGTGACAAATGAGACGGAGGTCAATTCTGTCCAGAACGATggagatgaagaagatgatgaggttcACACTCATATTGTCGAACCATCATATGACACTGATAAGGAGATGTTCGTGGTGAGAAACTTGCATATTCAATCCACACCGATTGAAATGGAGCAACGTGAGCAGATTTTCCATGCTCGTTGTAAGGTGCATGGTAAGACTTGCAATTTGATTGTTGATAGTGGGTCTTGCACAAATGCAGTGGCTACTGAATTGGTGGATTACTTTAAGCTTGAGACTCGTAATCACCATAAACCATATATGCTGCATTGGTTAAATGAAAACAGCGGGATTAAAGTCAAGAAACAagctttactttcatttgttaTGGGTCCCTATGAAGACGAAGTATGGTGTGACGTGTTACCCATGAGTGCGTGTCATATTCTATTGGGACGACCATGGCAGTTTGATAGAGAAGTTGTTCATCAAGGAAGGGATAACATTTACATTGTTAGTAAGGGTAAAAACAGATTCCACTTGAAACCCTTGTCACCTAACAAAGTAAAGAAGAAAAATGAGAATTTGTTTATGAATGCTAAAGAATTTGTTGAAGCATTAGAACAAGGGGAACAAGCTTATGTTCTTATGGTTCGAGATGTGGAAGAGGGAATTGGAGTTCATGACGAGACTGTCCAaatgttgttgaatgagtttggtGATGTGTTCCCGGAAGAGTTGCCACTTGGATTACCTCCTAAGCGTGGCATAGAACACCAAATTGATCTTATTCCAGGAGCTACACTTCCAAACAAACCAGCCTATCGATGCAATCCAGAAGAGGCTAAAGAGTAG